Proteins encoded within one genomic window of Burkholderiaceae bacterium:
- a CDS encoding Acetyl-CoA synthetase yields the protein MQVDNSTSSGIVWRPDAAMVEQANLTRFMRALGVDSFEALNERASQDPAWFHDALIRFLDYRFERPYERVLDLGEGKPFAHWCVGGETNVVINCLDRRRGTEAYEQTALVWEGEDGVVTTWTFADLDRETCRLAWSLRSLGLGRGDVVGMYLPNLPHAAAAMLAVAKIGAIVLPMFSGFGADAITQRLTDGRAVAVITVDASLRRGKPVGAKPVVDQAVAQCPGVRHVVVLNHLKTQYTERDWMPGRDHDWQEMTAGAPGDVAAVPTESMPADDPFLLMFTSGTSGKPKGVVHSHCGFPIKTALDLSICMDLKAGDRFLWMSDMGWLVGPMLVFGGLLVGATVVLAEGAPNYPQPDRLWRLVERHRISYLGLAPTIARLSMQLPDATLAERDLSSLRVMISTGEPWTPEAWHWTFERIGKGRVPLLNFSGGTEMGGILTGTVIHPLKPCAFAGAVPGTGADVVDANSGESVAVGVTGELVMRTPTIGLTRGLWHDRQRYLDSYWSRLPDLWVHGDFASRDIDGMWYVHGRSDDTLKIAGKRTGPSEIEALLMATGLLEDAVTIGVPDPIKGTAVVCLCVARPKTDQESAVKILSAAVTAGLGGAFKPADVVFVPDLPRTRNMKLMRRVVRSAWLGEDAGDLSTLVNPEAVQAIRDARR from the coding sequence ATGCAAGTCGACAACTCCACCTCCTCCGGCATCGTCTGGCGGCCCGACGCCGCGATGGTCGAACAGGCCAACCTGACCCGCTTCATGCGCGCGCTGGGTGTCGATAGCTTCGAGGCGCTGAACGAGCGCGCGAGCCAGGACCCGGCGTGGTTTCACGACGCGCTGATCCGCTTCCTCGACTACCGCTTCGAGCGCCCCTACGAGCGGGTGCTGGACCTCGGCGAGGGCAAGCCCTTCGCGCACTGGTGCGTGGGCGGCGAGACCAACGTGGTGATCAACTGTCTCGACCGGCGGCGGGGCACCGAGGCCTACGAGCAGACCGCGCTGGTATGGGAGGGCGAAGACGGCGTGGTGACCACCTGGACCTTTGCCGATCTGGACCGCGAGACCTGCCGCCTGGCGTGGAGCCTGCGCAGCTTGGGGCTCGGTCGTGGCGACGTGGTCGGCATGTACCTGCCCAACCTCCCGCATGCCGCCGCCGCCATGCTGGCCGTGGCGAAGATCGGCGCCATCGTGCTGCCGATGTTCTCGGGCTTCGGCGCTGACGCCATCACGCAGCGCCTGACCGACGGCCGGGCGGTGGCCGTCATCACCGTCGATGCCTCGCTGCGCCGCGGCAAGCCGGTCGGCGCGAAGCCGGTCGTCGATCAGGCGGTGGCCCAATGCCCCGGCGTGCGCCACGTGGTGGTGCTGAACCATCTGAAGACGCAATACACGGAACGCGACTGGATGCCGGGCCGTGATCACGACTGGCAAGAGATGACTGCTGGCGCGCCGGGCGACGTCGCCGCCGTGCCGACGGAGTCCATGCCGGCCGACGATCCCTTCTTGCTGATGTTCACCTCGGGCACCAGCGGCAAGCCGAAGGGCGTCGTGCACTCGCACTGCGGCTTTCCGATCAAGACCGCGCTGGACCTGTCGATCTGCATGGACCTGAAGGCAGGCGACCGCTTCCTGTGGATGTCGGACATGGGCTGGCTGGTTGGCCCGATGCTGGTGTTCGGCGGCCTTCTGGTCGGCGCGACGGTGGTACTGGCCGAAGGCGCGCCCAACTACCCGCAACCCGACCGGCTGTGGCGTCTGGTCGAGCGCCATCGCATCAGCTACCTGGGCCTGGCGCCGACGATCGCGCGCCTGTCGATGCAACTTCCTGACGCGACGTTGGCCGAGCGCGATCTCAGCTCACTGCGCGTGATGATTTCCACCGGCGAGCCCTGGACGCCCGAGGCCTGGCACTGGACCTTCGAGCGCATCGGCAAGGGCCGCGTGCCGCTGCTCAACTTTTCTGGCGGCACCGAAATGGGCGGCATCCTGACCGGCACCGTGATCCATCCGCTCAAGCCCTGTGCGTTCGCCGGCGCCGTGCCGGGGACGGGTGCCGATGTGGTTGACGCGAACAGTGGCGAATCCGTCGCCGTGGGCGTGACCGGCGAGCTAGTGATGCGCACGCCCACGATCGGCCTGACGCGCGGCCTTTGGCACGACCGCCAGCGCTACCTGGACAGCTACTGGTCGCGCCTGCCCGACCTGTGGGTGCACGGCGACTTCGCGAGTCGCGATATCGACGGCATGTGGTATGTGCACGGCCGCTCCGACGACACGCTCAAGATCGCGGGCAAGCGTACCGGGCCTTCCGAGATCGAGGCGCTGCTGATGGCCACGGGATTGCTGGAGGACGCCGTCACCATCGGCGTGCCAGATCCCATCAAGGGTACGGCCGTGGTCTGCCTGTGCGTCGCACGGCCCAAGACCGATCAGGAGTCGGCGGTCAAGATCTTGTCGGCCGCCGTGACCGCAGGGCTGGGTGGCGCCTTCAAGCCCGCTGACGTGGTGTTCGTGCCCGACCTGCCGCGCACCCGCAACATGAAGCTGATGCGTCGCGTCGTCCGTTCCGCTTGGCTCGGCGAGGACGCAGGCGACCTGAGCACCCTGGTCAACCCGGAAGCCGTGCAGGCGATCCGCGACGCGCGGCGCTGA
- a CDS encoding Glutaryl-CoA dehydrogenase codes for MASSRNTFSWDDPLSLRAQLSADERAVQDAAHTYCQEKLLPRVQQAFRNEQTDPAIFREMGALGLLGPTIPEQYGGAGLNYVSYGLIAREVERVDSGYRSMMSVQSSLVMVPIHSFGTAATKQKYLPKLATGEWIGCFGLTEPNHGSDPGSMITRAKKVQGGYSLSGSKMWISNSPIADVFVVWAKDEGGQIRGFVLDKGAKGLSAPAIHGKVGLRASITGEVVMDEVFCPEENAFPEVRGLKGPFTCLNSARYGIAWGALGAAEDCYQRARQYVLDRKQFGRPLAANQLIQKKLADMLTEITLGLQGCLRLGRMKDEGQAAVELTSIVKRNSCGKSLDIARTARDMMGGNGISDEFGVARHLVNLEVVNTYEGTHDVHALILGRAITGIAAFN; via the coding sequence ATGGCTTCCAGCCGCAACACCTTCTCCTGGGACGATCCGCTGTCCCTGCGCGCGCAGCTCAGCGCCGACGAACGCGCCGTACAGGATGCCGCCCACACGTATTGCCAGGAAAAGCTCCTGCCGCGCGTGCAGCAGGCATTCCGCAACGAGCAGACCGACCCGGCCATCTTCCGCGAAATGGGCGCGCTCGGCCTGTTGGGCCCGACGATTCCCGAGCAATACGGCGGCGCCGGCCTCAATTACGTCAGCTACGGCCTGATCGCGCGCGAAGTCGAGCGCGTCGACTCCGGCTACCGCTCGATGATGAGCGTGCAATCCTCCCTCGTCATGGTGCCGATCCACTCATTCGGCACCGCAGCGACCAAACAGAAATACCTGCCCAAGCTGGCCACAGGCGAATGGATAGGGTGCTTCGGCCTGACCGAACCGAACCACGGCTCGGACCCGGGCAGCATGATCACCCGGGCGAAGAAGGTCCAAGGCGGCTATTCCCTCTCGGGCAGCAAGATGTGGATCAGCAACAGCCCGATCGCCGACGTCTTCGTCGTCTGGGCCAAAGACGAGGGTGGGCAGATCCGCGGCTTCGTGCTCGACAAAGGCGCCAAGGGCCTCTCGGCCCCCGCCATCCACGGCAAGGTCGGCCTGCGCGCCTCCATTACCGGTGAAGTCGTGATGGACGAGGTGTTCTGCCCCGAGGAAAACGCGTTTCCCGAAGTGCGCGGCCTCAAAGGGCCGTTCACCTGCCTCAATTCCGCCCGCTACGGCATCGCCTGGGGCGCCTTGGGCGCCGCCGAGGACTGCTACCAGCGTGCGCGCCAGTACGTGCTCGACCGCAAGCAGTTCGGCCGCCCGCTGGCGGCCAACCAGCTGATCCAGAAAAAGCTCGCCGACATGCTGACCGAGATCACGCTCGGGCTGCAGGGGTGCCTGCGGCTGGGAAGAATGAAGGACGAGGGCCAGGCCGCGGTCGAACTCACCTCCATCGTCAAGCGCAACAGCTGCGGCAAGTCGCTGGACATCGCCCGCACCGCGCGCGACATGATGGGCGGCAACGGCATCAGCGACGAGTTCGGCGTCGCGCGCCATCTGGTGAACCTGGAAGTCGTGAACACCTACGAGGGCACGCACGACGTGCATGCGCTGATCCTGGGGCGCGCGATCACGGGGATCGCGGCGTTCAACTGA
- a CDS encoding Acyl-CoA dehydrogenase → MALDDESFDILLSTVQRFVREQLVPAENHLEEHDEVPPELVEAMKELGLFGLTVPEEFGGIGLSVSQEVQVNFELGRTAPAFRSVFGTNIGIGSQGILMDGTPEQKADYLPRVASGALVMSFALTEPDAGSDAAALKTSAKLVTGADGDHYVLNGTKRFITNAPRAGAFTLMARTGGPGASGVSAFIVPADLPGIKLGKKDKKMGQRGTMTCDVILENVRVPAADIIGGVPGQGFKTAMKVLDRGRLNISAVACGIAQRVLDESARYARERKQFGKRLGEFQLIQAMLADSQAELLAGWALVREVAHRFDQKPAHVSDPDVSMRVSCAKLFCTEMAGRVADRGVQVHGGSGYINEYPVERFYRDVRLLRLYEGTTQIQQIIVGRELMNQD, encoded by the coding sequence ATGGCACTCGACGACGAGTCCTTCGATATTCTGCTATCCACCGTGCAGCGCTTCGTGCGCGAGCAACTGGTGCCCGCCGAGAACCACCTGGAGGAGCACGATGAAGTGCCGCCTGAACTGGTCGAAGCGATGAAGGAACTGGGCCTGTTCGGCCTCACGGTGCCGGAGGAGTTCGGTGGCATCGGCCTGTCGGTCAGCCAGGAGGTGCAGGTGAACTTCGAGCTGGGCCGCACCGCGCCGGCCTTCCGCTCGGTGTTCGGCACTAACATCGGCATCGGCTCGCAGGGCATCCTGATGGACGGCACGCCTGAGCAGAAGGCCGACTACCTGCCCCGTGTCGCCAGCGGCGCGCTGGTCATGTCCTTTGCACTGACCGAGCCCGACGCCGGGTCGGACGCCGCGGCACTGAAGACGAGCGCGAAGCTGGTGACAGGTGCCGACGGTGACCACTACGTGCTCAACGGCACCAAGCGGTTCATCACCAACGCGCCACGTGCCGGGGCCTTTACGCTGATGGCACGCACCGGCGGGCCGGGAGCTTCCGGCGTCTCGGCCTTCATCGTCCCCGCCGACCTGCCCGGCATCAAGCTCGGCAAGAAGGACAAGAAGATGGGGCAGCGCGGCACGATGACCTGCGACGTGATCCTCGAGAACGTGCGCGTGCCGGCGGCCGACATCATCGGCGGTGTGCCCGGCCAGGGATTCAAGACCGCGATGAAGGTGCTCGACCGCGGGCGTCTGAACATCTCGGCCGTGGCCTGCGGCATCGCGCAGCGCGTGCTCGACGAATCGGCCCGCTACGCCCGCGAGCGCAAGCAGTTCGGCAAGCGTCTGGGCGAGTTCCAACTCATCCAAGCCATGCTTGCCGACAGCCAGGCCGAACTGCTTGCCGGATGGGCCCTGGTGCGCGAGGTCGCGCATCGCTTCGACCAGAAGCCCGCGCACGTGTCGGACCCTGACGTTTCGATGCGCGTCTCGTGCGCCAAGCTCTTCTGCACCGAAATGGCCGGCCGCGTGGCCGACCGCGGCGTGCAGGTACATGGCGGCTCGGGCTACATCAACGAGTACCCGGTGGAGCGCTTCTACCGCGACGTCCGCCTGCTTCGCCTCTATGAAGGCACCACCCAGATCCAGCAGATCATCGTCGGCCGCGAGCTGATGAACCAGGACTAG
- a CDS encoding 2-ketocyclohexanecarboxyl-CoA hydrolase — protein MNYEDILYEVRKGAAWITINRPDKMNAFRGRTCDELIHAINKAGYARDIGVIVLAGAGEKAFCTGGDQSAHEGQYDGRGTIGLPMEELHNAIRDVPKPVIARVQGYAVGGGNVICTICDFTIASERAVFAQAGPKVGSVDPGYGTAFLARVVGEKKAREIWYLCRRYPAAEALAMGLVNTVVPHDQLDSEVQKWCDEIMEKSPTALAIAKRSFNMDTAHQAGIAGMGMYALKLYYDTDESREGVKAFQEKRKPEFRKYAK, from the coding sequence ATGAACTACGAAGACATCCTCTATGAAGTGCGCAAAGGCGCCGCCTGGATCACCATCAACCGGCCCGACAAGATGAACGCATTTCGCGGGCGCACCTGCGACGAGCTGATCCACGCCATCAACAAGGCCGGCTACGCGCGCGACATTGGTGTGATCGTGCTGGCCGGCGCCGGAGAGAAGGCCTTTTGCACCGGCGGCGACCAGTCGGCACACGAAGGCCAGTACGACGGCCGCGGCACCATCGGCCTGCCGATGGAAGAGCTGCACAACGCGATTCGCGACGTGCCCAAGCCGGTAATTGCGCGCGTGCAGGGCTACGCCGTCGGCGGCGGCAACGTCATCTGCACCATCTGCGACTTCACCATTGCTTCCGAGAGGGCGGTGTTCGCCCAGGCCGGCCCCAAAGTAGGCTCGGTCGATCCGGGCTACGGCACCGCGTTCCTGGCGCGCGTGGTCGGCGAGAAGAAGGCGCGCGAGATCTGGTACCTGTGCCGCCGCTACCCGGCTGCCGAGGCACTGGCAATGGGGCTGGTGAACACGGTGGTGCCGCACGACCAGCTCGACTCCGAGGTGCAGAAATGGTGCGACGAGATCATGGAAAAAAGCCCGACAGCACTGGCCATCGCCAAGCGCTCCTTCAACATGGACACCGCGCACCAGGCCGGCATTGCCGGTATGGGCATGTATGCGCTGAAGCTGTATTACGACACCGATGAGTCGCGCGAAGGCGTCAAGGCCTTCCAGGAAAAACGCAAACCGGAGTTCCGCAAGTACGCGAAGTAG
- a CDS encoding 2-hydroxycyclohexanecarboxyl-CoA dehydrogenase, with the protein MQRFQDKTVVVTGGGGGIGGATCRRFGAEGAKVAVFDLNHEAGEKVAAAIRADGGRAQAFRCDITDRASVDAAVAETEKTLGAIDVLVNNAGWDVFKPFTKTEPAQWDKLIAINLTGALLMHHAVLPGMAARKSGRIVNIASDAARVGSSGEAVYAACKGGLVSFSKTIAREHARHDITVNVVCPGPTDTALFADYRSGAGNPEKLMEAFTRSIPLGRIGQPDDLPGAILFFASDDAAYVTGQVLSVSGGLTMNG; encoded by the coding sequence ATGCAACGCTTTCAGGACAAGACCGTGGTCGTCACCGGGGGTGGCGGCGGCATTGGCGGCGCCACCTGCCGCCGCTTCGGCGCCGAGGGCGCGAAGGTCGCCGTGTTCGACCTCAACCACGAGGCCGGCGAGAAGGTCGCCGCCGCGATCCGCGCCGACGGCGGGCGCGCGCAGGCCTTCCGCTGCGACATCACCGACCGTGCCAGCGTCGACGCCGCGGTCGCCGAGACCGAGAAGACGCTCGGCGCCATCGACGTGCTGGTCAACAACGCCGGCTGGGACGTGTTCAAGCCGTTCACCAAGACCGAGCCGGCGCAGTGGGACAAGCTGATCGCGATCAACCTGACGGGTGCGCTACTCATGCACCACGCGGTGCTGCCCGGCATGGCGGCGCGCAAGAGTGGGCGGATCGTCAACATCGCCTCCGATGCGGCGCGTGTCGGCTCCTCCGGGGAAGCGGTTTACGCGGCCTGCAAGGGCGGCCTCGTGTCGTTCTCCAAGACCATCGCCCGCGAGCATGCGCGCCACGACATCACCGTGAACGTGGTCTGCCCGGGTCCGACCGACACCGCGCTGTTCGCCGACTACCGGTCAGGCGCGGGCAACCCCGAAAAGCTGATGGAAGCCTTCACGCGCTCCATTCCGCTCGGGCGCATCGGCCAGCCGGACGATCTGCCCGGTGCCATCCTTTTCTTCGCCAGCGACGACGCCGCCTACGTCACCGGCCAGGTGCTCAGCGTGTCGGGCGGACTGACGATGAATGGCTGA
- a CDS encoding Benzoate anaerobic degradation transcriptional regulator BadR, MarR family yields the protein MSSQEEVKIELANRLFFRLYQCANMLHKTGSRAVEAEGLTTQQWAVLGALSRAKAEGGMSIGELAKYLMVSRQNLSGLISRMERDGHVTIAPDEQDRRSRVVTMTPSGRHVWQQLAQPKIRAYYEEILGDFSINDVTHTLHYLLKMLENMQRLDQAWVGSPDEDGGPA from the coding sequence ATGTCATCACAAGAAGAAGTGAAGATCGAACTGGCCAACCGGCTCTTCTTCCGGCTCTATCAGTGCGCAAATATGTTGCATAAAACAGGCTCGCGAGCCGTCGAGGCCGAGGGCCTGACGACGCAGCAGTGGGCGGTGCTGGGGGCGCTGTCGCGCGCGAAGGCCGAGGGCGGCATGAGCATCGGCGAGCTGGCCAAGTACCTGATGGTGAGCCGCCAGAACCTGTCCGGGCTGATCAGCCGCATGGAGCGCGACGGGCATGTGACGATCGCGCCCGACGAGCAGGACCGCCGCTCGCGCGTGGTCACGATGACCCCGTCAGGGCGCCATGTCTGGCAGCAGCTGGCGCAGCCGAAGATCCGCGCCTACTACGAAGAGATCCTGGGCGACTTCTCGATCAACGACGTCACCCACACGCTGCATTACCTGCTCAAGATGCTCGAGAACATGCAGCGGCTGGATCAGGCCTGGGTCGGATCTCCCGACGAGGATGGTGGGCCTGCTTAG
- a CDS encoding GMP synthase [glutamine-hydrolyzing]: MQHDKILILDFGSQVTQLIARRVREAHVYCEVHPCDVSDAWVRDYAADGRLRGVILSGSHASVYEESTDRAPQAVFELGLPVLGICYGMQTMAQQLGGKVEGGHQREFGYAEVRARGHTRLLDGLADRTTADGHGMLAVWMSHGDKVTELPPGFRLMASTDGCPIAGMADEERRFYAVQFHPEVTHTRQGRVMLERFALSICGARPDWVMKDHIVEAVDAIRRQVGDEEVILGLSGGVDSSVAAALIHRAIGDKLTCVFVDHGLLRLNEGDMVMRMFADRLHARVLRVDAAELFMRELAGISDPEAKRKTIGRLFVDVFRAEAQKLIASGASKKGATFLAQGTIYPDVIESGAAQSKKAVTIKSHHNVGGLPEALGLKLLEPLRDLFKDEVRELGEALGLPHDMVYRHPFPGPGLGVRILGEVKPEYADLLRRADAIFIEELRNHRDDASGKAWYELTSQAFAVFLPVKSVGVMGDGRTYDYVVALRAVQTSDFMTADWAELPYALLKKVSSRIINEVRGINRVTYDVSSKPPATIEWE; the protein is encoded by the coding sequence ATGCAACACGACAAGATTTTGATCCTTGATTTCGGCTCCCAGGTCACGCAGCTGATTGCGCGGCGCGTGCGCGAGGCCCATGTGTACTGCGAGGTCCACCCTTGTGATGTGTCCGACGCCTGGGTGCGCGATTACGCCGCCGATGGCCGGCTGCGCGGCGTGATCCTGTCCGGCAGCCATGCCAGCGTGTACGAGGAATCGACCGATCGCGCGCCGCAGGCGGTGTTCGAGCTCGGCCTGCCGGTGCTCGGCATCTGCTATGGCATGCAGACCATGGCACAGCAGCTCGGCGGCAAGGTCGAGGGCGGGCACCAGCGTGAATTCGGCTACGCCGAGGTGCGCGCGCGTGGCCACACCCGGCTGCTCGACGGCCTCGCCGATCGCACCACGGCCGACGGCCACGGCATGCTCGCGGTCTGGATGAGCCATGGCGACAAGGTCACCGAACTGCCGCCGGGCTTCAGGCTGATGGCCAGTACCGACGGTTGCCCGATCGCCGGCATGGCCGACGAGGAGCGGCGCTTCTACGCGGTGCAGTTTCATCCGGAGGTCACGCACACGCGGCAGGGTCGGGTGATGCTGGAGCGCTTTGCCCTGAGCATCTGCGGCGCAAGGCCCGACTGGGTGATGAAGGACCACATCGTCGAAGCCGTCGATGCCATCCGCCGACAGGTCGGCGACGAGGAGGTGATCCTGGGTTTGTCGGGCGGCGTCGACTCGAGCGTCGCGGCCGCGTTGATCCACCGCGCGATCGGCGACAAGCTGACCTGTGTGTTCGTCGACCACGGCCTGCTGCGGCTGAACGAGGGCGACATGGTGATGCGCATGTTCGCCGACCGGCTGCACGCGCGCGTGCTGCGGGTCGACGCCGCGGAACTGTTCATGCGCGAACTGGCCGGCATCAGCGACCCGGAAGCCAAGCGCAAGACCATCGGCCGCCTGTTTGTCGATGTGTTTCGCGCTGAAGCCCAGAAACTGATTGCGTCGGGTGCTAGCAAAAAAGGAGCAACCTTTCTTGCGCAGGGGACGATTTATCCGGACGTGATCGAGTCCGGCGCGGCTCAGTCGAAGAAAGCGGTGACGATCAAGAGCCACCACAACGTCGGCGGGCTACCCGAGGCGCTGGGCCTGAAATTACTCGAGCCGCTGCGCGACCTGTTCAAGGACGAGGTGCGAGAGCTCGGCGAGGCGCTGGGCCTGCCGCACGACATGGTGTACCGCCACCCGTTCCCGGGGCCGGGGCTGGGCGTGCGCATCCTTGGTGAAGTCAAACCCGAATATGCGGACCTGTTGCGCCGGGCCGATGCGATCTTCATCGAGGAACTGCGCAACCACCGCGACGACGCCAGCGGCAAGGCCTGGTACGAGCTCACCAGCCAGGCATTCGCGGTGTTCCTGCCGGTGAAAAGCGTCGGCGTGATGGGCGATGGCCGCACCTACGACTACGTGGTTGCGCTGCGCGCGGTGCAGACCAGCGACTTCATGACCGCCGACTGGGCCGAACTGCCGTACGCACTGCTGAAGAAAGTGTCCAGCCGCATCATCAACGAGGTGCGCGGCATCAACCGCGTGACCTACGACGTCAGCTCGAAGCCGCCGGCGACGATCGAGTGGGAGTAG